In the Acidobacteriota bacterium genome, one interval contains:
- a CDS encoding GNAT family N-acetyltransferase, producing MRVAITIRQAEPREVPWLAEIERRAAVLFEPWRDRLALDDGEPTPLEELREAQARGQLFVAESDQEKVVGWYRLGVIDGHGHLYEIDVLPELGGRGIGRRLVEHSLEVARQRGHRTVTLTTFRDVPWNRPFYERLGFVLTTADGPEMKAILAEEASWGFDPTQRCVMERIL from the coding sequence ATGAGGGTTGCGATCACGATTCGTCAGGCCGAGCCCCGGGAGGTGCCCTGGCTAGCGGAAATCGAGCGCCGAGCCGCCGTTCTTTTCGAGCCCTGGCGGGACCGCCTGGCCCTCGATGACGGCGAGCCGACGCCCCTCGAGGAACTGCGCGAGGCGCAGGCCCGCGGCCAGCTTTTCGTTGCCGAGAGCGACCAGGAAAAGGTCGTCGGCTGGTATCGCCTCGGCGTGATCGACGGCCACGGCCACCTCTACGAAATCGACGTTCTGCCGGAGCTCGGCGGCCGCGGAATCGGCCGTCGACTGGTCGAGCACTCTCTCGAGGTTGCTCGCCAGCGTGGGCATCGCACCGTCACCCTGACCACGTTTCGCGACGTCCCCTGGAATCGGCCCTTTTACGAGCGCCTCGGTTTCGTCCTGACGACCGCAGACGGTCCCGAGATGAAGGCAATCCTCGCCGAAGAAGCCTCCTGGGGATTCGACCCGACCCAGCGTTGCGTCATGGAGAGGATCCTCTGA
- a CDS encoding tetratricopeptide repeat protein encodes MTAESKIGRRLGLVVVGLLSPLLVLALLEGVLVLAGVGEAPLGEDPLVGFAPGSDLFVAATADDGRDIWRTNPRKLTFFNPQEFDRPKATGTYRVFTLGGSTTAGRPYDHRVAFGAWLGHYLAAAAPERRFEVINAGAISYASYRVALLMQELERYQPDLFVLYTGHNEFLEERSYGELKAGNRALQGARAWLARRRFASLLRPAQGDDAERVTLGAEVETKLDGWTGLERYRRDDALEASVVEHFDLNLDRIIAIARRAGADIVVVDPIANVKDFSPFKAEPGEGLAPSARQRFDELLGRAGAALAEGRSGEARSLLEDAVGLDERHAEGWFLFGQALFAEGDHEAARAALLKAKDEDVAPLRALESIHQRLAAAAERNGVPWIPLREMIETESRERFGHDLLGDEFLQDHVHPALAVHRRLAAEILDWLVREGQVAAALPVARRAEIDAAVMADIDRSYYAQRDLNLAKVLGWAGKLREAEAPLLRAAEILPDDPELLLNLGILYQKTGRPALAVERLERATDIAPERAEGWFNLGVAQARLGRRDAAIAALETALDRRPDYGEARQNLGVLLREAGRFEESEAALQEVLADRPESAEVYRSLALTHRRAGRWGESEAALRKALALDPSAPGLRADLAVTLLQQGRLEEAEGELNRALAVDPEDAEAWYNRGVMRARQGDPEGALEAYERTLGVDPRHVGALNNLGIAFGRRGELQRASELLVAAIDADPAFADSYFNLAIVYDQAGAPQEALRALRRAAELDPEEERYRQVLDQFLANRGGE; translated from the coding sequence ATGACCGCCGAGTCCAAGATCGGGCGCCGCCTCGGGCTGGTGGTGGTGGGCTTGCTCAGCCCGCTGTTGGTCTTGGCTCTGCTCGAGGGGGTGCTGGTTCTGGCCGGGGTGGGAGAAGCGCCCCTCGGAGAGGATCCTCTGGTCGGTTTCGCCCCCGGCAGCGATCTGTTCGTTGCCGCCACCGCCGACGACGGTCGCGACATCTGGCGCACCAACCCGCGCAAGCTGACCTTCTTCAATCCACAAGAGTTCGACCGCCCGAAGGCCACCGGCACCTATCGGGTGTTCACCCTCGGTGGGTCGACCACGGCCGGTCGCCCATACGATCATCGGGTCGCCTTCGGAGCCTGGCTCGGTCACTATCTCGCGGCGGCGGCGCCGGAGCGCCGCTTCGAGGTGATCAACGCCGGCGCCATCTCCTATGCCAGCTATCGCGTCGCGTTGCTGATGCAGGAGCTAGAGCGCTATCAACCGGACCTGTTCGTCCTCTACACCGGCCACAACGAGTTTCTCGAGGAACGCAGCTACGGCGAGCTCAAGGCCGGCAACCGTGCCCTCCAAGGGGCACGGGCCTGGCTGGCGCGGCGGCGCTTCGCCAGCCTGCTGCGGCCGGCCCAGGGCGACGACGCGGAGCGGGTCACCCTGGGGGCCGAGGTCGAGACCAAGCTCGATGGCTGGACCGGTCTCGAGCGCTACCGGCGGGACGATGCCCTCGAGGCGTCGGTGGTCGAGCACTTCGACCTCAACCTCGACCGCATCATCGCCATCGCCCGGCGCGCCGGGGCAGACATCGTGGTGGTCGATCCGATCGCCAACGTCAAAGACTTCTCGCCCTTCAAGGCCGAGCCCGGCGAAGGCCTCGCGCCGTCCGCTCGACAGCGTTTCGATGAGCTTCTGGGGCGCGCCGGAGCAGCTTTGGCCGAGGGACGCAGCGGTGAAGCCCGGTCGCTTTTGGAGGATGCGGTAGGGCTCGACGAGCGACACGCAGAGGGTTGGTTCCTCTTCGGGCAGGCGCTCTTCGCCGAAGGGGACCACGAGGCGGCCCGCGCCGCGCTGCTCAAGGCCAAGGACGAGGACGTGGCTCCGCTGCGCGCTCTCGAGAGCATCCACCAGCGGTTGGCGGCGGCGGCGGAGCGCAACGGAGTGCCTTGGATTCCCCTGCGGGAGATGATCGAGACGGAAAGCCGCGAGCGCTTCGGGCACGATCTGCTGGGTGACGAGTTCCTACAGGACCACGTTCATCCGGCGCTGGCCGTGCACCGTCGCCTGGCGGCAGAGATCCTCGACTGGCTGGTGCGGGAAGGGCAGGTGGCGGCGGCCTTGCCGGTGGCGCGGCGGGCCGAGATCGACGCCGCGGTGATGGCGGATATCGACCGCAGCTACTATGCCCAACGCGATCTCAATCTGGCCAAGGTGCTGGGGTGGGCAGGCAAGCTGCGCGAGGCCGAGGCGCCGCTGCTTCGTGCCGCCGAGATCCTGCCGGATGATCCCGAGCTGTTGCTCAATCTCGGCATCCTCTACCAGAAGACGGGACGGCCGGCCCTCGCCGTGGAACGTCTCGAGCGGGCCACTGACATCGCTCCGGAGCGTGCCGAAGGCTGGTTCAACCTCGGGGTGGCGCAGGCTCGACTGGGACGGCGCGATGCCGCCATCGCGGCTCTCGAAACGGCCCTCGATCGACGACCGGATTACGGCGAGGCGCGCCAGAATCTAGGCGTCCTGCTGCGCGAGGCGGGGCGCTTCGAGGAGTCCGAAGCGGCGCTGCAGGAGGTGCTCGCGGATCGTCCCGAGAGTGCCGAGGTCTACCGCAGTTTGGCTCTGACCCATCGGCGGGCGGGGCGCTGGGGAGAGTCCGAAGCGGCCCTTCGCAAAGCCCTCGCCCTCGATCCCTCGGCGCCCGGATTGCGCGCCGACCTGGCCGTCACCCTGCTCCAGCAGGGGCGCCTCGAGGAGGCCGAAGGCGAGCTCAACCGAGCTCTGGCGGTGGATCCCGAAGATGCCGAGGCCTGGTACAACCGTGGCGTGATGCGCGCCCGGCAGGGGGATCCGGAGGGGGCCCTCGAGGCCTACGAGCGGACCCTCGGGGTCGATCCGCGGCACGTCGGTGCGCTCAACAACCTGGGAATCGCCTTCGGTCGTCGCGGCGAGCTGCAGCGTGCCAGCGAGCTTCTGGTGGCGGCAATCGATGCCGATCCGGCCTTCGCCGACTCCTACTTCAATCTCGCCATCGTCTACGACCAGGCGGGCGCTCCGCAGGAGGCCCTGCGCGCCCTGCGGCGGGCGGCCGAGCTCGATCCCGAGGAGGAGCGCTATCGCCAGGTGCTCGACCAGTTCCTCGCCAACCGCGGCGGGGAGTAG
- a CDS encoding DUF6526 family protein yields the protein MADAPQSLSKHRRYVPGYHFVTFGVLLILLFWQGYRLFRAPGFETVLGVLVAAALIGSLLYARVFALGAQDRVIRLEERLRLERLTPAGHGLEGRIDELTPRQAVGLRFASDEEVVDLALRTLDEGLGTEQIKKRIKTWRPDHFRI from the coding sequence ATGGCCGACGCACCGCAGTCTCTATCCAAACACCGGCGCTATGTGCCGGGGTACCACTTCGTCACCTTTGGTGTCCTGTTGATCCTGCTCTTCTGGCAGGGCTATCGGCTGTTCCGGGCACCGGGCTTCGAAACCGTGCTCGGGGTCCTGGTGGCGGCGGCCTTGATCGGCTCGTTGCTCTATGCGCGGGTCTTCGCCCTCGGTGCTCAGGATCGCGTCATTCGGCTCGAAGAGCGCCTTCGGCTGGAGCGCCTGACCCCCGCCGGTCATGGTCTCGAAGGTCGCATCGACGAGCTGACGCCACGCCAGGCAGTGGGCCTGCGCTTCGCCTCCGACGAGGAGGTCGTGGACCTCGCCCTGAGGACCCTCGACGAAGGCCTCGGCACCGAGCAGATCAAGAAGCGCATCAAGACCTGGCGACCGGACCACTTTCGGATCTAG
- a CDS encoding thioesterase family protein: MTFRSRLTVRFADVDSAGIVYYPRIPHYFHVAMEEVFGAALGVPYPELINQRQVGLPAVRLEVDYRRPLAYGDVIEAEARVLDLGKTSVTWRFRLYHQGDEIAAEGRVVTVWMDLAAYRKKPLPEWLRQGLEGLKV, translated from the coding sequence ATGACCTTCCGCAGTCGGCTGACGGTGCGCTTCGCCGACGTCGACAGCGCCGGCATCGTCTACTACCCACGCATCCCGCACTACTTCCATGTCGCCATGGAAGAGGTCTTCGGGGCGGCCCTCGGCGTGCCCTATCCGGAGCTGATCAACCAGCGCCAGGTCGGGCTGCCAGCGGTTCGCCTGGAGGTCGACTACCGCCGCCCCCTGGCCTACGGCGACGTCATCGAGGCCGAAGCCCGCGTCCTCGATCTCGGGAAAACCTCCGTCACCTGGCGCTTCCGGCTCTACCACCAGGGCGACGAGATCGCCGCCGAGGGTCGCGTGGTCACTGTGTGGATGGACCTGGCGGCCTATCGCAAGAAGCCCCTGCCGGAGTGGCTCCGCCAGGGACTCGAAGGGCTGAAGGTCTAG